CGGCGGATGCTGAAGCCGGACGGCCTGTTTCTCGGCGCCATGCTCGGCGGGGATACGCTCTTCGAGCTGCGCGCCAGTCTGATCGAGGCGGAAAGCGCAGTGGCCGGCGGCGCCAGCCCGCGCGTGGCGCCGTTCGCAGACCTGCGCACCCTCGCCGGGCTGCTGCAGCGCGCCGGCCTTGCCCTGCCGGTGGCCGACGTCGATCCTCTGACGGTGCGCTACGATCACCTGTTCGCACTGATGGCGGACCTGAAGGCGTCTGGCGCCACCAACGCGCTCGTCCATCGCTCCCGCAGGCCGCTCCCCCGCGGTGTCCTCGCCCGGGCGGCCGAAATCTATGCCGAGCGGTTCGCGGATGCGGACGGCCGCATCCGCGCGACGGTCGAGATCGTGTCGCTGTCGGGGTGGGCGCCGCATGAGAGCCAGCAGAAGCCGCTCGCGCCCGGCTCGGCGCGGATGCGGCTCGCCGACGCGCTCGGCACCACCGAACGCTCCGCCGGCGAGAAGGCGGGAGGCTGATCCACGGGCCGCGTCCCGAGGGTCATCCCGTATAGCAACCCCTTGGAAAACAGGTATTTTCCAATCACGGCCCCGTGCCTGCCCAACGAGAGACCGCTTCGGCTTCGGGGTCTTGAGTTCACCGCGTGGCGCAGATCGCTTCGGTCTGGACGGGACATGCTCTAGGATGGGGCCTCATCCGGTCCGCCGTCCCATCCGCCGTCCTCCCCTGTGCGGTGTCCGGCGGCCGTCGGGTCCCCCAAAGTTCCCCCAGTTCCTGCCTTGGCCTCAACGATGACAGATTCCCGTTCTTCCGGCGCCGACAGCCAGCCGCTGCAGGTCTATGTCGTGCCGGTCACTCCGTTCCGCCAGAACGCTTCGGTGCTGGTTTCGACCGCGACGGGCAAGGCGGCGATCGTCGATCCCGGCGGCGACATCGACGCGCTGATGGCGGCCGTCGCCGAGTCCGGCGCGACGGTCGAGAAGATCCTCCTCACCCACGGCCATCTCGATCACGCCGGCGCGGCGGCTGAACTGGCCGAGCGCCTCGGCGTGCCGATCGAAGGGCCCCACGAGGCCGACCGGTTCCTGCTCGATGACCTGCCCGCCGCCGGTCGGCGCTACGGCATCGAGACCATGCGACCGGTATCGCCGGACCGCTTCCTCGTCGAGGGCGATCAGGTCAGCGTCGGCGATCTCGTGTTCGACGTGCTTCACGTGCCCGGCCATACCCCGGGTCACGTGGTGTTCGTGCTGCCTTCGGCCGGCTTCGCCCTCGTCGGCGACACGCTGTTCGCGGGAACCGTCGGCCGCACCGATTTTCCCTATGGCGACGCCGAGGGCCTCGTTGACGGCATCCGGCGCAAGCTGCTGCCGCTCGGCGACCACGTCACGGTGCTGCCGGGGCACGGCCGTGCGACCACCATCGGCGAGGAACGCCGCGGCAATCCCTACATCGCCTGACGCGGCTGTCGGCGCATGAAAAAGCCGGCCGCTCCGGAAAGGGGCGGCCGGCTTTTCGCAAGCGGGCGTGAACGGGCCGCTCGGGCCCGTCCCGGATCACATGTGGATGGCGCGCTTGTCCACCGCGAGCGCGGCTTCCTTCACCGCCTCCGACAGCGTCGGATGGGCGTGGCAGGTGCGGGCGATATCCTCCGACGCGGCACCGAACTCCATCGCCACCGCGGCTTCGGCGATCAGCGTGCCGGCATCCGGGCCGATGATGTGAACGCCGAGCACGCGGTCGGTCTTGGCATCGGCCAGCACCTTCACGAAGCCCTCGGTCGTGCGGTTCACCTTGGCGCGGCCGTTGGCGGTGAACGGGAACTTGCCGACATTGTAGGCGACGCCGGCGGCCTTCAGCTCTTCCTCGGTCTTGCCGACGGAGGCGACTTCGGGGCTGGTATAGACCACGCCGGGAATGACGTCGTAGTTCACATGGCCGGCCTGTCCGGCGAGGATCTCGGCGACCGCCACGCCTTCGTCCTCGGCCTTGTGCGCCAGCATCGGGCCGGCGATGACGTCGCCGATGGCATAGATGCCGGGCACGTTGGTGGCGTAATGGCCGTCGGTCACGATGCGGCCGCGCGCGTCGAGCGCGACGCCGACGGATTCCAGACCCAGGCCCTCGGTGTAGGGCCGGCGGCCGATGGCGACCAGCACCACGTCGGCCTCCAGCACCTCCGCCGCGCCGCCGGCGGCCGGCTCGGTCGTCACCTTCAGCACCGGACCGGACGAGTCGATCCCCGTCACCTTGGTCGACAGCTTGAAGGAGAAGCCCTGCTTGGCGAGGATGCGCTGGAACTGCTTGGCGACCTCGCCGTCCATGCCCGGCAGCAGGCGGTCCAGGAACTCGACCACGGTGACGTCCGCGCCGAGGCGGCTCCACACCGATCCGAGTTCGAGGCCGATCACGCCGCCGCCGACGACCACGAGCTTGCCCGGCACCTTCGGCAGCGTCAGCGCGCCCGTGGAGGAGACGATGCGCTCCTCGTCGATGGTCACGCCCGGCAGCGGCGTCACGTCGGAGCCGGTGGCGATCACGATCGCCTTGGTGGTGATGTCGGTCGGCTCGGCGGTGGCGCGGCTGACGCGGATCTGGCCCGGGCCGGTGATGGTGGCGGCGCCGTTGTGAACGTCGATCTTGTTCTTCTTCATCAGGTAGTCGACGCCCTTGACGTTGCCGTCGACGCCCTCGTCCTTGAAGGTCATCATCTTGGCGAGGTCGAGGGTCGGCGCCGGGACGTTGACGCCCATGGCGGCAAAGCCGTGGCCGGCTTCATGGAACGCCTCGGAGGCGTGCAGCAGCGCCTTGGAGGGAATGCAGCCGATATTGAGGCAGGTGCCGCCGAGGGTGGCGCGCTTCTCGACCACGGCGACCTTGAGGCCGAGCTGGGCGGCGCGCACGGCGCAGACATAGCCGCCGGGGCCGGTTCCGATGACGACGAGATCGTAGGTGGCCATGGATGAATTCCTCGCTTGGACGGCGCTCCGGAACGGCGCTCCGGTGCGGGCGGGCGGGCAGGGGGCATTCCCGGGCGCAACACCGCTGGGCGCGCCGGGAATGCCGGGAAAGATATGGTATCGCGGCAGGCATCGCTGCAACCAGCGGCTGCCTGGAGCGCTTCCGAACGGGGTGACGATGTCCGGTCGAAAGGCGGTCGCTCGAAATTCGGTCGTCCCCGGTCTGTGGCGCCTCGCGGCGCCGGAAGACCGTTCGGGACGCGCCGGACCGGCCGCCGCGCCCGTGTGACGCATAGCGCAGGATCGCCCCGCCCGAAAGCCCCGCGCAGCGCGGGGCGGCAGTGCGCCGCGCGCGATGCCGCCCGTCGGACGGGATCGGTGTCGCACGGCTTAGACCAAGGTCGGGTACGCCCCGGGCTCCGCCGGGCGGCACCGTCTGTTGCGCGGGCGGTGCGGCTCGGTTACCTCTCGAAGACGAAGCGGCGCGCCGGCCCGCTGGCTGCAGTGGCCGCCGCGCGGCTTCGCCTCGTGCAAAGCCCCCTGCCGGAGAGCCCCATGGCGAACGAACCCGCGACCTTCGAGACCCTGATCGTCGAGACGCGCGGGGCTGTCGGCCTCGTCACGCTGGACCGGCCGAAGCAGCTCAATGCCCTGAACAGCGTGCTGATCCGGGAGCTTGTCGGCCAGCTGCGCGCTTTCGACGCCGATCCCGCCATCGGCGCGGTGGTGATCACCGGGTCGCAGAAGGCCTTCGCCGCCGGCGCCGACATCAAGGAGATGGCCGAGCTCGGCTTCGTCGAGGCGTACATCCACGATTTCCTTGGCGAGTGGGATGCCGTTGCGCGCACCCGCAAGCCGCTGATCGCGGCCGTGGCCGGATACGCCCTCGGCGGCGGCTGCGAACTGGCGATGATGTGCGACTTCATCCTGGCCGCCGACACCGCGAAGTTCGGCCAGCCGGAAATCACCCTCGGCATCATGCCCGGCGCCGGCGGCACCCAGCGGCTGACGCGGTTCGTCGGCAAGTCCAAGGCGATGGAGATGATCCTGACCGGCCGGCTCATGGACGCCGCGGAGGCCGAGCGCGTCGGCCTCGTCTCGCGGGTCGTTCCCGCGGCGGATCTGGTGGAGGAAGCCGTCAAGGTCGCCGGCAAGATCGCCGGCCTGTCGCGGCCGATCGTGATGATGGCGAAGGAGAGCGTCAACGCCGCCTACGAGACCACCCTCACCGAAGGGGCCCGGTTCGAGCGGAGGCTGTTCCACGCCATGTTCTCCACCGACGACCAGAAGGAAGGCATGGCGGCCTTCATCGACAAGCGGTCGCCGGACTTCAGGAACCGGTAGAGAGAGGGCCGTCTTCAGGGTGGCAAGTCTTCGGCGTGATCTGTTACTGTATTACTTGCGTTACTTTATAACTTAACAGATAAACATTTCTTATATTTAATACACAAGCGCGCTAGATCATGTATTTTGGGCCGCGTCGAACATGACGCGTCGCGAAAGACGCGGCTCAAAAGGAAATAACGGCTATGAAACGGACTGTTCAGGCGGCCGTCGCCGCCTTGATGATTGCTTCCACTGCGCTGGTCGGCCCGGCTTTCGCCGCCGAAAGCTCAGCATCTTCCGTCACCGGTACTTTCGAGGCACCCGCAGCCGACTGGCTGTTCGTGCAGAATGCGCAGGGCGTGACCTTCGACGGCCACACGATGACGCTGCAGGGCGTGACGCCCCAGACGGTGATGTTCACGGACCGGCCGCAGCGGATGTCCGGCGACATCTCCACCACGGCCTTCCTGAAGACCTGGACCGAAGGCAAGGACAACTTCCAGAAGGATCCGCCCAACGCCACCCTCTCCGTCGTCGTCGACGGCAAGGAGCAGACGGCGGTGGTGGAACTCTCCAATCCCCGCCTCGCCGGCAACGACCTGACCTACGATGTGCGCGTGCTCAACGGCGACATGCCCCAGAAGGGCGGGTCTGCGACGCTGTTCATCGACTGGTGGTATGGCCCCTATGGCGGCGTCTGCCATTACGGCCCCTGGGGCGGCGTGCGCTGCTTCCATCCCTGGTGAGTGACGCGGGGCTGGCCGAGGACCATGTCCGCCTCCGCGAAGAGGCAGCGGCGGCCGCCTCCGCGGCACAGCCGCCAGTGGCCGCCTCCGCGGCGCGGCCGTCAGCGGTCTCCCCGGGCCTTCGGCCGTTCGGCCGGCAGCGCGGCAGCAAGATCGGGACGCCGCTCCCGCGTGAGCGCGAGCGACTGCTCGCGGCGCCAGCGCGCGACGCGGCCATGGTCGCCGCTGACGAGCACGTCGGGAATGGCCTCGCCCTCCCACTCGGCGGGGCGGGTATAGTGCGGATATTCGAGCAGCCCGTCCGAGAAGCTCTCCTCGGTGCCGGAACTCTCCTTGCCCATTACGCCCGGAATGAGCCTGACCACGGCATCGATCAGCACCATGGCGGCGAGTTCGCCGCCCGACAGCACATAATCGCCGATGGAAACCTCAATGAGGCCGCGCCGGTCGATCACCCGCTGGTCGACGCCCTCGAAGCGGCCGCAGATCACGGTCGCGCCCGGGCCGGCGGCGAGGTCGCGCACCAGGGCCTGGGTCAGCGGCCGTCCGCGCGGGCTCATCAGCAGGCGCGGCCGCGCGTCTTCCGGCGGCGAGGCCTCATCGATCGCCCGGCCGAGCACATCGGCCCGCAGCACCATGCCCGGGCCACCGCCGGCCGGCGTATCGTCCACGGAGCGGTGACGGTCGGTGGCGCTGTCGCGGATATTGCGCACGTCGAGCGACCACAGCCCGTTCGCGAGCGCCTTGCCGGCGAGGCTGATGCCGAGCGGGCCGGGAAACATCTCCGGATAGAGCGTGAGCACGGTGGCGGCGAAGCTCACCGCTCCGTCTCCGTCCCGTCGCCGCCCGTGCCGGTGCGGTCCGACTCCCCGCCTTCCTCCAGCCGCGGCCCGTCCTCGCCGGGCTTGCCGCCGAGCAGGCCCTCCGGCGGCGCCACGACCATGCGGCGGCCGGCCAGATCGATCACCGGAACCGCGTCCTTGGTGAACGGCAGCAGGATCGAGGCGCCGCGCGGCGGTGCGATCTCCACGAGATCCCCGGCGCCGTAGTTGGGCACGGCGATCACGGTCCCGATCCGCTCTCCGGCTTCGGTGACGGCGTCGAGGCCGATCAGATCCGCATGATAGAAGGTGTCCTCGTCCTCCGTTTCCGGAAGGTCGGCGCGGGAAACGTAGAGATCGAGGTTGGTCAGGGTTTCGGCGGCGTTGCGGTCGGCGATGCCCTTGAAGCGGGCGATCAGCCGGTCGCCGACCATCTTCAGGCCGCGCAGTTCGAACACGCGCCCGTCCCTGGTTGCAAGGGTGCCATAGTCCATCAGCGCATCCGGATCGTCTCCGAACGCGATCAGCCGCACCTCGCCGCGCACGCCGTGGGCGGCGCCGATACGGGCGATCAGAATGCGGTCGTCTTCAGTCATGGCGCGATCCTCGGCCGGGCCGGTTCCCGTCGGGGGCTTGGAGCGCTTCGCGATCCGATGGACTCGTCCAATCGACCGGAAATCGCCCCGGATTCAAAGGCTTGAGCCTATCCTTGCCGTTCAGACCGGTGCGTTCTCAACAGCATAGGCTCTGGAAAGAGCGGAATCACGGGTGCGCTCGGCCGCCCGCATCCATCCGCGCGAAAGGGCGGAGCACGCAAACCCCGCCCTTTCGAAACGTGGAACCCTCTTCCCTGCGGAGCGACCGCGGCGTCCGCCCGGCCGGGGTTGCCGGCCGGGCGTCGCCCGGAACGTCCCGCAGGGAGCGGGTATCACGAAGCCGGGATCACTCGGCGGCCGCGGCCTCGGCGGCAGCGCGCTTGGCTTCCGCGCGCTCCTTGGCCTTCTCGCCGGGCTCGGCCTTCTTCGGGTTGTTGCGGGCCGGGCGCTGGGCCAGGCCGGCGGCATCGAGGAAGCGCAGCACGCGGTCGGTCGGCTGGGCGCCGTGGCTCAGCCAGTGCTGCACGCGCTCGGCGACGAGCACGACGCGCTCGGGATTATCCTTGCCGAGCAGCGGGTTGAAGGTGCCGATCTTCTCGATGAAGCGGCCGTCGCGCGGGGCGCGGGCGTCGGCGACGACGATGCGGTAGAACGGGCGCTTCTTGGCGCCGCCGCGGGCGAGGCGGATCTTGAGGGACATGCTGAACTCCTTCGGTATTCGTCAGATGATCGTCTGCGTTCGGTTCAATGATATCGGCGTGCCGGGTCCATGGACGGGCCTCGGGCCGAGCCGCGCTTGTCGCGCGGCGCGGCACCGGCGGCCGGCTACGCCGGGTTCTGGTCCGCCTGCTCGCGCATGCGTTCGTGGTGGCGGATCACTTCCTTCACGATAAAGTTCAGGAACTTCTCCGCGAAATCGGGGTCGAGGTCGGCGTCCCGGGCAAGCGCGCGCAGCCGGGCGATCTGCTGCGCCTCGCGGGCCGGGTCGGCCGGCGGCAGGTTCTCGCGCGCCTTCAGCGCCCCGACCGCGCGGGTGCAGCGGAAGCGCTCGGCGAGCATGTGGATCAGCGCCGCGTCGATATTGTCGATGCTGGCCCTGAGGCTCGAAAGTTCGGGGGGAACGGTCCCGCTCATTTCTTCTTCGGTCCCTTGCCGAGTCCGGGCAGGCCGCCGAGGCCCGGCAGCTTGCCGCCGAGGCCGGGAAGGCCACCGGGCATTCCGCCCGGAAGGCCGCCGAGGCCTGGCAGCTTGCCGAGGCCGCCGGGCAGGCCGCCCGGCAAGCCGCCGCCGCCACCAAGCCCACCGCCGCCGAGCCCGCCGCTCTTGGCCATCTCTTCCAGCGCCGCCGGGTCGATCTTCGGGCCGCCGCCCATCAGGCCGCCGAACAGCCCGCCCTTCTTCTTGCCCATCAGCTTCATCATGTCCGCCATCTGGCGGTGCATCTTCAGAAGCTTGTTGACGTCCTCGACCCGCGTGCCCGAACCGGCGGCGATGCGCTTCTTGCGGCTCGCCTTCAGGATGTCGGGCTTGCGGCGCTCCTCGGTCGTCATCGAGCCGACGATGGCGATCTGGCGCTTGATCATGCGGTCGTCGAAGCCGGAGGCCGCGATCTGGTTCTTCACCTTGGCCACGCCGGGCATCATGCCGAGGATGCCCGACATGCCGCCGAGCTTCATCATCTGGCGCAGCTGCTCGGCGAGATCGTCGAGGTCGAACTCGCCCTTTGACATCTTCTGGGCGATCTTCGCCGCCTTCTCGGCGTCGACGGTCTGGGCCGCCTTCTCGACGAGGCTGACGATGTCGCCCATGCCGAGGATGCGCCCGGCGATGCGGTTCGGATCGAAATCCTCCAGCGCATCGGCCTTTTCGCCGGTGCCGATCAGCTTGATCGGCTTGCCGGTGACGGCGCGCATGGAAAGCGCGGCACCGCCGCGGCCGTCGCCATCGGCGCGGGTCAGCACGATGCCGGTGATGCCGACGCGCTCGTCGAACGCGCGGGCGACGGTCACCGCGTCCTGGCCGGTCAGGCTGTCGGCGACCAGCAGCACTTCATGGGGCGACGAGATCCGGCGGATTTCCGCCATCTCGTGCATCAGCGGCTCATCGATGTGAAGCCGGCCGGCGGTGTCGAGCAGCACCACGTCGAAGCCGCCGAGGCGGGCCGCCGTCATGGCGCGCTCGGCGATCTGGGTCGGCGACTGGCCGGCCACGATCGGCAGGGTGTCGATGTCGTTCTGTTCGCCGAGAACCCGCAGCTGCTCCTGCGCCGCCGGGCGGCGCGTATCGAGCGAGGCCATCAGCACCTTGCGCTTTTCGCGCAGGGTGAGGCGGCGGGCGATCTTGGCGGTGGTGGTCGTCTTGCCCGAACCCTGCAGGCCGACCATCATGATGGCGAACGGCGGGGCGGCATTGAGGTCGATCGGCTGGGCGTCGGAGCCCAGCATCTCCACGAGCTGGTCGTGGACGATCTTCACCACCATCTGGCCGGGGGTGACGGACTTCACCACCTCGGCGCCGATGGCGCGGTTGCGCACCTTGTCGGTGAACGAGCGCACCACGTCCAGCGCGACGTCCGCCTCCAGCAGCGCGCGGCGGACCTCGCGCAGCGCCGCGTCGACGTCGCTCTCACTGAGGGCGCCGCGACGGGTCAGGGCATCGAAAATGCCGCTCAGCCGGTCTGACAGGCTCTCGAACATGGGCGTTCCGAAATTCCGTTTTCCGCGAGGAGCTTTCCGCCGTCACGCCGGCACGAAGCCAACGCAAAACGCGCCCGCGGGCGAAACATCGCTGGCGGGCGTTGGCCTCCGGGCTCATGGCCCGGTCGGCGGATCGGTTCCTCGACACGATCGAAGTGGACGGCTTTTAAGGCCCGGCGCGGCCCGGAGTCAAGCTCTGCCGCGGAAATCGCCGGAAAACGGGGCCTTCAGCCCTTGCCTGTGCGGCCTCGACGGGGTTCGCGAACACCCCACAGCAGCGCCAGGCCGGCAACGAAGAAGACCGGGATCACCGCGAAGCCGGCCTGCTGGCTGACGAACAGGTCGGTGAGAACCGCGATCATGATCGGTGCCACGAAGCTCGTCAGCTTGCCGGTCAGGGCATAGAGCCCGAAATAGGCCGTGAGGTGTTCCGGCGGAGAGATCCGGGCGAGCAGGGTGCGGGACGAGGATTGCAGCGGCCCGACCGAGAGGCCCACCACGAGGGCGCAGGCCATGAACAGCCGTTCGGGCGTCGAGGAGAACAGCGGCGCCCCCGGCTGCGGCGGCGCGACGGGGAAGACGAAGCCGATGTGGTCGCGGCCGATGGAGACGAGGCCGATGGAGACCACGATCAGCACGACGAGGCAGCCGGCGGCCACCGCCTTCGAGCCGAGCCGGTCGTCGAGCGGGCCGCCGGCGAACGCGCCGATGGCGCCGAACAGGCTGAGCGAGATGCCGAAGATGCCGAGCTGGGTGTCGCCCCACGCGAACTGTCCGGCGCCGTAGATGGTCCCGAGCGCGAACAGCGCCACGAGCCCGTCGGAATAGAGCATCTGCGCGATCAGGAACCGCGCGGCCGAGGGCGTGGAGGGCAGGGTGGCGATGGTCGCCCGGATGCGGCCGAGGCCCTCGGCGATTGCCCGGCCGAGGGGCGGGGTGCGTCGGCTCGCCCGCTCCGGCACGAACAGGAACAGCGGGATGACGAACACGACATACCAGACCGCCGAAAGCGGTCCGGTCAGGCGGTCGCCCTCGAAGGCGGCCGGGTCGAGCCCGAACAGCGGCGGTATCCCGAGCAGCGTCAGCCCGTTCGACGGTGCGGCGACGATCAGGCAGAACACCGCGAGCACGACGATCACGCCGGTGAAATAGCCCGCCGCCCATCCCGTTCCGGAAAGCCGGCCGAGCCGGTCCGGCGCGACGAGGCCGGGCATCATCGCGTTGTTGAACACGGTGGTGAACTCGGCGCCGAGGATGCCGAGGAAATAGCCGACGAGCGCGATTCCGACCGCGAACGGCGCCCCGGGCGCCGCGAACCACAGCATCGCGGCGCCTGCGACGAGCGGTAGCGAGAAGACGAGGATCCAGGGTTTGCGGGCTCCCGTCGCATCGGCGACCGCCCCCAGCACCGGCGCGCCGAGCGCCAGCGCCACGCCGGCCGCTCCCGTCGCGTAGCCCCACAGCGCCTGCCCCGCCACCGCGTCGCCGACGATGCGCTGCGCGAAATAGGCCGGAAACACGAAGGTCAGGATCAGCGAGAAGAACGGCTGGGTGGCGCAGTCGAACAGGATCCACGAGCCGACCGCGAGGCGGCCGGCCCCGCCGGCGGAACGGGATTGGGAAACGGCATCCTGAACCGACATCGGCGACCCTGCGATTGCTGCACCCGTCCCGGCCGGAGGCAGCGGCCCGGGCGGCCGCCGCGGCGGGTGTCGGCGAAACAGGGACAGATCGCGCGGGCTTGGTCAAGCGGCCGGGCCGACCTCTGTGCCGATGGGCGCGACCCGGCGGGAAAGGTCGCGAAGCGGGCCCGCATAAGGGGGGCAGAGCACGTCTTTCGCGGCCGTTCCGGCGGGCATGGCCGGTGTTGCCGCTCGGTCGCGGTTCATGCCCATGTCGTTGAATCGCAGGACATTGCGTTGACAGTGCCGCCGCCACCGATATCGTCCGGCGCCACGTTCCATGCTTCTTCGCCGCCGTCACGATGGCCGCGCGGGGCCAGCCGAGCGGGTGAAGCCGGCGTCCGGATCGTCGGTTGCCGGGACGTTGCCGCCCGGGTTGTCATCCGCAAACCAGAACCGGGTTCCCCGCCGGAGCCCGCCCGGAGGACCGACGTTCATGACCACCGCCGCCGACACCGCCGAGCTCGCCGCCGCCATCGAGGCCGCCTGGGAAGACCGCGCCACCATCGACGCCGCGACCAAGGGAGCCGTGCGCGACGCGGTCGAAACGACGCTCGCCCTGCTCGACGGCGGCGAGATCCGGGTCGCCGAGCCGGCGGGCGAGGGCTGGGTGGTGAACCAGTGGGCGAAGAAGGCGGTGCTGCTGTCGTTCCGCCTCAACCCCATGACCGTCATTTCCGGCGGTCCCGGCCAGGCGGTGTGGTGGGACAAGGTGCCCTCCAAGTTCGACGGCTGGACCG
The Pseudoxanthobacter soli DSM 19599 DNA segment above includes these coding regions:
- a CDS encoding methyltransferase domain-containing protein, which codes for MADTPIIFDRALIARRRKAAHARGGVPDFLVASAVSDLDLRLAAVNRRFETVLDLGSGGLAAEALRASGKAGRIVVADVLAAGPGADVVVDDEALPFEAGSFDLVVSTLSLQATNDLPGALVQIRRMLKPDGLFLGAMLGGDTLFELRASLIEAESAVAGGASPRVAPFADLRTLAGLLQRAGLALPVADVDPLTVRYDHLFALMADLKASGATNALVHRSRRPLPRGVLARAAEIYAERFADADGRIRATVEIVSLSGWAPHESQQKPLAPGSARMRLADALGTTERSAGEKAGG
- the rimM gene encoding ribosome maturation factor RimM (Essential for efficient processing of 16S rRNA) encodes the protein MTEDDRILIARIGAAHGVRGEVRLIAFGDDPDALMDYGTLATRDGRVFELRGLKMVGDRLIARFKGIADRNAAETLTNLDLYVSRADLPETEDEDTFYHADLIGLDAVTEAGERIGTVIAVPNYGAGDLVEIAPPRGASILLPFTKDAVPVIDLAGRRMVVAPPEGLLGGKPGEDGPRLEEGGESDRTGTGGDGTETER
- the rpsP gene encoding 30S ribosomal protein S16 encodes the protein MSLKIRLARGGAKKRPFYRIVVADARAPRDGRFIEKIGTFNPLLGKDNPERVVLVAERVQHWLSHGAQPTDRVLRFLDAAGLAQRPARNNPKKAEPGEKAKERAEAKRAAAEAAAAE
- the trmD gene encoding tRNA (guanosine(37)-N1)-methyltransferase TrmD, with product MSFAATVLTLYPEMFPGPLGISLAGKALANGLWSLDVRNIRDSATDRHRSVDDTPAGGGPGMVLRADVLGRAIDEASPPEDARPRLLMSPRGRPLTQALVRDLAAGPGATVICGRFEGVDQRVIDRRGLIEVSIGDYVLSGGELAAMVLIDAVVRLIPGVMGKESSGTEESFSDGLLEYPHYTRPAEWEGEAIPDVLVSGDHGRVARWRREQSLALTRERRPDLAAALPAERPKARGDR
- a CDS encoding MBL fold metallo-hydrolase; protein product: MTDSRSSGADSQPLQVYVVPVTPFRQNASVLVSTATGKAAIVDPGGDIDALMAAVAESGATVEKILLTHGHLDHAGAAAELAERLGVPIEGPHEADRFLLDDLPAAGRRYGIETMRPVSPDRFLVEGDQVSVGDLVFDVLHVPGHTPGHVVFVLPSAGFALVGDTLFAGTVGRTDFPYGDAEGLVDGIRRKLLPLGDHVTVLPGHGRATTIGEERRGNPYIA
- a CDS encoding chorismate mutase — encoded protein: MSGTVPPELSSLRASIDNIDAALIHMLAERFRCTRAVGALKARENLPPADPAREAQQIARLRALARDADLDPDFAEKFLNFIVKEVIRHHERMREQADQNPA
- the lpdA gene encoding dihydrolipoyl dehydrogenase; protein product: MATYDLVVIGTGPGGYVCAVRAAQLGLKVAVVEKRATLGGTCLNIGCIPSKALLHASEAFHEAGHGFAAMGVNVPAPTLDLAKMMTFKDEGVDGNVKGVDYLMKKNKIDVHNGAATITGPGQIRVSRATAEPTDITTKAIVIATGSDVTPLPGVTIDEERIVSSTGALTLPKVPGKLVVVGGGVIGLELGSVWSRLGADVTVVEFLDRLLPGMDGEVAKQFQRILAKQGFSFKLSTKVTGIDSSGPVLKVTTEPAAGGAAEVLEADVVLVAIGRRPYTEGLGLESVGVALDARGRIVTDGHYATNVPGIYAIGDVIAGPMLAHKAEDEGVAVAEILAGQAGHVNYDVIPGVVYTSPEVASVGKTEEELKAAGVAYNVGKFPFTANGRAKVNRTTEGFVKVLADAKTDRVLGVHIIGPDAGTLIAEAAVAMEFGAASEDIARTCHAHPTLSEAVKEAALAVDKRAIHM
- a CDS encoding enoyl-CoA hydratase, whose protein sequence is MANEPATFETLIVETRGAVGLVTLDRPKQLNALNSVLIRELVGQLRAFDADPAIGAVVITGSQKAFAAGADIKEMAELGFVEAYIHDFLGEWDAVARTRKPLIAAVAGYALGGGCELAMMCDFILAADTAKFGQPEITLGIMPGAGGTQRLTRFVGKSKAMEMILTGRLMDAAEAERVGLVSRVVPAADLVEEAVKVAGKIAGLSRPIVMMAKESVNAAYETTLTEGARFERRLFHAMFSTDDQKEGMAAFIDKRSPDFRNR
- a CDS encoding MFS transporter, with translation MSVQDAVSQSRSAGGAGRLAVGSWILFDCATQPFFSLILTFVFPAYFAQRIVGDAVAGQALWGYATGAAGVALALGAPVLGAVADATGARKPWILVFSLPLVAGAAMLWFAAPGAPFAVGIALVGYFLGILGAEFTTVFNNAMMPGLVAPDRLGRLSGTGWAAGYFTGVIVVLAVFCLIVAAPSNGLTLLGIPPLFGLDPAAFEGDRLTGPLSAVWYVVFVIPLFLFVPERASRRTPPLGRAIAEGLGRIRATIATLPSTPSAARFLIAQMLYSDGLVALFALGTIYGAGQFAWGDTQLGIFGISLSLFGAIGAFAGGPLDDRLGSKAVAAGCLVVLIVVSIGLVSIGRDHIGFVFPVAPPQPGAPLFSSTPERLFMACALVVGLSVGPLQSSSRTLLARISPPEHLTAYFGLYALTGKLTSFVAPIMIAVLTDLFVSQQAGFAVIPVFFVAGLALLWGVREPRRGRTGKG
- the ffh gene encoding signal recognition particle protein, giving the protein MFESLSDRLSGIFDALTRRGALSESDVDAALREVRRALLEADVALDVVRSFTDKVRNRAIGAEVVKSVTPGQMVVKIVHDQLVEMLGSDAQPIDLNAAPPFAIMMVGLQGSGKTTTTAKIARRLTLREKRKVLMASLDTRRPAAQEQLRVLGEQNDIDTLPIVAGQSPTQIAERAMTAARLGGFDVVLLDTAGRLHIDEPLMHEMAEIRRISSPHEVLLVADSLTGQDAVTVARAFDERVGITGIVLTRADGDGRGGAALSMRAVTGKPIKLIGTGEKADALEDFDPNRIAGRILGMGDIVSLVEKAAQTVDAEKAAKIAQKMSKGEFDLDDLAEQLRQMMKLGGMSGILGMMPGVAKVKNQIAASGFDDRMIKRQIAIVGSMTTEERRKPDILKASRKKRIAAGSGTRVEDVNKLLKMHRQMADMMKLMGKKKGGLFGGLMGGGPKIDPAALEEMAKSGGLGGGGLGGGGGLPGGLPGGLGKLPGLGGLPGGMPGGLPGLGGKLPGLGGLPGLGKGPKKK